Proteins encoded together in one Sinorhizobium meliloti window:
- a CDS encoding thermonuclease family protein: MTKANSKRRKRSTARKSSRSGMGRWYLAAAVIVGGIVAYEHRGELGHLPGASKVTALLSHAEKPSEKKAQAKMPAEKKPPKKVELATIPIPFRPKDQTGSIAPKSALIPPAPVELPVRQSLEHTNLRPAESGTFYFCGIRHDNCVLDGDTFLYQGQRILIADIDAPETKLAKCDEERSRGSYAKARLRELLNSGNFALVASEATLGDEPGKRRLVVRNGRSLGDILISEGLARKRTGHPQSWCGQSTARVSG; this comes from the coding sequence ATGACCAAGGCAAATTCCAAAAGACGAAAGCGCAGCACGGCCCGCAAGAGCAGCCGGAGCGGTATGGGCCGCTGGTATCTGGCGGCAGCAGTCATCGTCGGCGGGATTGTGGCCTACGAGCACCGGGGGGAGTTAGGACATCTCCCCGGGGCATCGAAGGTGACGGCACTGCTCTCGCACGCCGAGAAACCGTCCGAGAAAAAAGCGCAGGCGAAGATGCCGGCCGAGAAGAAACCGCCAAAAAAGGTGGAACTGGCGACCATTCCGATCCCTTTCCGTCCGAAGGATCAGACCGGGTCGATAGCGCCGAAGTCCGCATTGATCCCGCCTGCACCCGTCGAACTACCGGTTAGGCAGTCTCTCGAACACACGAACCTGCGGCCGGCCGAGAGCGGCACCTTCTATTTCTGCGGCATCCGCCATGATAACTGCGTTCTCGACGGCGATACCTTCCTTTACCAGGGCCAGAGAATTCTCATCGCCGATATAGATGCGCCGGAAACGAAGCTCGCGAAATGCGACGAGGAACGGTCGCGCGGCTCTTATGCCAAGGCACGATTGCGAGAGTTGTTGAATTCGGGAAACTTCGCCCTCGTTGCATCCGAAGCCACCCTGGGCGACGAGCCCGGCAAGCGGCGGCTCGTCGTCAGGAACGGCAGATCCCTCGGAGACATCCTCATATCGGAAGGGCTCGCCAGAAAGCGAACCGGGCACCCACAGTCGTGGTGCGGCCAGTCCACCGCGCGCGTTTCCGGTTGA